In Mercenaria mercenaria strain notata chromosome 14, MADL_Memer_1, whole genome shotgun sequence, the following are encoded in one genomic region:
- the LOC123526354 gene encoding protein Wnt-4-like, which translates to MHVLRIFPINFTKFCLGLFIVFWCVFGATGIRWLALAKMSSIAAIEVPGMCESLIGLAKRQQKICRRNIEVMDSVRYGAHMAIEECQYQFKNRRWNCSTVDPVKLFGNFLKLGTREVAFVHAISAAGVAHAVTRACSKGDLQHCGCDRTVSGRSSEGFEWSGCSDNIAFGTAFSQKFVDARERRRKSKNIKRVLMNLHNNEAGRKAVEDSMQVVCKCHGVSGSCELKTCWRSMATFRQIGAILKESFDGATEVKLEHKKNRAVLVPVNDQFKPPTRSDIVYLVASPDFCEPDPKTGSLGTGGRVCNKTSKAIDGCDLLCCGRGYETRTITIVERCQCKFYWCCYVSCEKCTRTVDEHVCK; encoded by the exons AGCCCTTGCTAAAATGAGTAGCATAGCCGCAATAGAGGTCCCCGGAATGTGTGAAAGTTTAATAGGACTTGCAAAACGTCAGCAGAAAATCTGTCGGCGGAATATTGAAGTTATGGACAGTGTCCGGTATGGTGCCCACATGGCAATAGAGGAGTGTCAATATCAGTTTAAAAACCGACGATGGAACTGTAGTACCGTAGATCCAgtgaaattatttggaaattttcttaaattag GTACACGTGAAGTAGCTTTTGTACACGCCATATCAGCAGCGGGTGTGGCCCATGCGGTAACACGTGCATGTAGTAAAGGTGATCTCCAACATTGTGGGTGTGACAGAACTGTTAGTGGGCGGAGCTCCGAAGGTTTTGAGTGGTCAGGTTGTTCTGACAATATAGCCTTTGGAACtgctttttcacaaaaattcGTCGATGCGAGGGAGCGGCGGcggaaaagtaaaaatataaagcgTGTATTAATGAATTTACATAATAACGAAGCGGGTAGAAAG GCAGTAGAAGACAGCATGCAAGTTGTTTGCAAGTGTCATGGCGTTTCCGGTTCCTGTGAACTTAAAACGTGCTGGCGTTCTATGGCGACATTTCGTCAGATTGGCGCCATCTTGAAAGAAAGTTTCGACGGTGCAACAGAAGTTAAGCTAGAGCATAAGAAGAATCGTGCAGTTTTAGTTCCAGTAAATGACCAGTTTAAACCGCCAACACGGTCCGACATTGTGTATTTAGTGGCTTCGCCGGACTTCTGTGAGCCTGATCCAAAAACTGGTTCACTTGGAACAGGCGGAAGGGTATGCAATAAGACTTCTAAAGCCATTGATGGATGTGACTTATTGTGTTGTGGGCGGGGCTATGAAACAAGAACGATAACCATCGTGGAACGGTGTCAGTGTAAATTTTACTGGTGCTGTTATGTGagttgtgaaaaatgtacaagaaCTGTTGACGAACATGTTTGTAAGTGA